One window of the Salvia miltiorrhiza cultivar Shanhuang (shh) chromosome 6, IMPLAD_Smil_shh, whole genome shotgun sequence genome contains the following:
- the LOC130988131 gene encoding uncharacterized protein LOC130988131, whose product MGGKSRKKLNKSSSRGRRAPGSSSAGGRGLFVEGGFLSDWGPFNSPPSRGRKRNNGGNGNSRSGNGKGSNSHSKSWPGPDRRSETNTSRNNAYGYQYPQENSFVDEVENQDKIFDASNPLVLISSEKTPIVAYLDEGPVKETPSVEYMYDYTTSFTLDESSHRGLGFYDEMETTVDGIGSSSKMEEKDSDSDNLSSSEVGDVDPEAYHGTNSEIGEDMMAEMSPEENSGYLLIGGTKIYTHDISDEDDEGEEEDEESSDDDASGSSLDEDDSGTSENDDLSYSGSDIDDELAEDYIEGIGGSGKFINVDQLTGQIFDVSDGSSSENSFDETLQKLGGIDLQEASREYGMQKPEQGRKYQSAKTKSTSVKYSQPSAADDLLFIKDIRAVSGKKKHVARALQTWPSEARKSKKHRRLPGEKKKQRKETIAAKRRDRLMSRGVDLQKINLKMQQMVLNGGDMLSFMPMYPRDCSQVRRLAAIYRLRSGCQGSGKKRFVTVLRTQHTSMPSSNDKIRLEKLIGADDDEADFSVVGGKPVKGHTSAAKKNARVGISIPAGSQTSRRKPSKNSATFLDSKDGKRNKTGKTGSYSAQPLSFVSSGVMNTDILELKATESSETKDKAVSNSVEYGAFEIHTTGFGSKMLAKMGYVGGNGLGKDGQGIAQPIEVSQRPKSLGLGAEVPETSVKSPTTAPQTKSAGRGGARSSETNRKAVKIKERNQQESKMGSFEKHTKGFGSKMMARMGFVEGMGLGRDAQGIVDPLSAVRRPRSMGLGCASR is encoded by the exons ATGGGTGGAAAAAGCAGAAAAAAACTTAACAAATCAAGCAGCCGGGGACGAAGGGCTCCCGGTTCTTCTTCCGCCGGCGGGCGTGGCCTCTTCGTGGAAGGTGGATTTTTGTCAGATTGGGGCCCGTTCAATTCGCCTCCTTCTAGAG GGCGGAAGAGGAATAATGGGGGAAATGGGAATTCGAGATCCGGAAATGGCAAAGGAAGCAATTCTCATTCGAAATCATGGCCGGGTCCGGATCGCAGGAGCGAGACTAATACGAGTAGAAATAATGCTTATGGGTACCAGTATCCACAG GAAAATTCATTTGTAgatgaagttgaaaatcaagACAAGATTTTTGATGCATCAAATCCTTTAGTCTTGATCAGTTCAGAGAAGACTCCTATTGTTGCCTACCTAGATGAGGGACCCGTTAAGGAAACTCCTAGTGTAGAATACATGTATGACTACACAACTAGCTTTACACTTGATGAAAGCTCACACAGAGGGTTGGGGTTTTATGATGAAATGGAAACAACTGTTGATGGTATAGGATCCTCATCCAAAATGGAAGAGAAAGACAGTGATTCTGATAACTTATCTTCATCTGAGGTAGGTGATGTTGATCCTGAGGCTTATCATGGCACAAATTCTGAAATAGGTGAGGATATGATGGCTGAGATGTCTCCAGAGGAAAATTCAGGTTATCTGCTAATTGGAGGCACTAAAATATATACACATGATATCtcggatgaggatgatgagggtgaagaagaagatgaagaatcaAGTGATGATGATGCATCAGGATCATCTCTCGATGAAGATGATTCTGGAACTTCTGAGAATGATGATTTGTCATATAGTGGTTCAGACATCGATGATGAGCTTGCTGAAGATTATATTGAAGGAATTGGTGGGTCTGGAAAATTCATCAATGTGGATCAGCTGACGGGGCAAATTTTTGATGTGTCTGATGGGAGCAGTTCTGAAAACAGCTTTGATGAAACTCTGCAGAAGTTGGGTGGGATTGATCTTCAAGAGGCGTCAAGGGAGTATGGCATGCAAAAGCCTGAACAAGGAAGAAAATATCAATCAGCAAAAACAAAATCAACTTCTGTTAAATATTCCCAGCCATCTGCTGCAGACGACCTATTGTTTATTAAAGATATTAGAGCTGTTTCTGGAAAGAAAAAACATGTTGCTCGAGCTCTGCAGACATGGCCTTCTGAGGCTCGCAAGAGCAAAAAACATAGGAGATTGCCGG gagaaaaaaagaaacaacGTAAGGAAACGATTGCAGCAAAGCGTCGCGACCGACTGATGAGCCGTGGTGTAGATCTTCAGAAGATAAATTTG AAAATGCAACAGATGGTTCTTAATGGTGGAGATATGCTATCCTTCATGCCAATGTACCCACGTGATTGTTCTCAG GTTCGTAGATTAGCTGCAATCTATCGCTTGCGAAGTGGGTGCCAAGGATCCGGCAAGAAGAG GTTTGTGACTGTGTTACGTACACAGCACACATCAATGCCATCATCCAATGATAAAATTCGCCTGGAGAAG CTGATAGGAGCTGATGATGACGAAGCTGATTTCTCGGTTGTTGGTGGTAAGCCTGTCAAGGGACATACATCCGCTGCAAAGAAGAACGCCAGAGTTGGCATTTCCATCCCTGCGGGCTCACAAACTTCCCGGAGAAAACCAAGCAAAAACTCAGCTACCTTCCTCGATAGCAAGGATGGAAAAAGGAACAAGACAGGTAAAACAGGCTCTTATTCCGCCCAGCCCCTTTCTTTCGTCTCTAGTGGTGTCATGAACACCGATATACTTGAGCTGAAAGCCACTGAATCAAGCGAAACAAAAGACAAAGCTGTGTCCAACTCAGTAGAATACGGTGCATTTGAGATTCACACCACTGGGTTTGGCTCGAAAATGTTGGCTAAGATGGGATATGTGGGAGGCAACGGCCTAGGTAAGGACGGTCAAGGAATTGCACAGCCCATTGAAGTGTCTCAGAGGCCTAAATCACTTGGATTGGGCGCGGAGGTTCCTGAAACTAGCGTTAAATCTCCAACCACAGCACCTCAGACCAAATCAGCTGGGCGTGGTGGTGCCAGGTCTTCTGAAACCAATCGTAAAGCAGTGAAGATTAAGGAGAGAAATCAGCAGGAGAGTAAGATGGGTTCGTTTGAGAAGCATACGAAGGGATTTGGGTCGAAAATGATGGCGAGGATGGGTTTCGTGGAAGGCATGGGACTGGGCAGGGACGCTCAAGGGATTGTCGATCCTTTGAGTGCAGTCAGGCGCCCACGATCAATGGGGTTGGGCTGCGCTTCGAGGTGA
- the LOC130988129 gene encoding plant intracellular Ras-group-related LRR protein 5-like isoform X2: MAATAPSYAAAVEEITTIYKSLPPRPSVEEVAAANSVLQTVESEQNLQLEEISKHPPPQGVPPELFSVLQEVKKAMVSFRSHEQRKEAADLVELDRILQVFDGLIQKASSLVSGRPFLGGDGEDDRDGEIVEEKSVDSSDDDDVDGDSDLKSIYPIITPSSKIVALASAAYPGDGGSEKLNLMDVAAAIENSFKTGATHLDLRGKLMDKVEWLPFTLGKLSTLSELNLSENRIMALPNSIASLKTLMKLDVHGNQLINLPSLFGELHSLTDLDLSGNLLKSLPESFRNLKLLINLDLSSNRFSKLPTIVGDLCSLQRLNVETNDLEELPYTIGSCSSLVELRLDFNMLKALPEGIGKLERLEILTLHFNRVKRLPSTMGGLSHLKELDASFNELESIPETLCDAVSLEKLNVGKNFADLRALPESLGNLKKLEDLDICDNQIRVLPDSFRFLSRLRNFRADQTPLQVPPMKITESGAQAVVEYMAKFVVERDERLVQRKKKRGVFAYICPLLLCFGIGKA, encoded by the exons ATGGCAGCGACGGCCCCCAGCTACGCCGCAGCAGTGGAAGAAATCACTACAATCTACAAATCCCTGCCGCCGCGGCCCTCCGTCGAAGAGGTCGCGGCGGCGAATTCCGTGCTCCAGACTGTGGAATCCGAGCAAAATCTCCAGCTGGAGGAGATATCGAAGCATCCTCCCCCGCAGGGCGTGCCGCCGGAGCTGTTCTCCGTTCTGCAGGAAGTGAAGAAGGCGATGGTGTCTTTCCGGAGTCACGAGCAGCGGAAAGAGGCGGCGGACTTGGTGGAGCTCGATCGAATTCTTCAGGTTTTTGATGGACTGATTCAGAAGGCTTCTTCACTGGTTTCCGGGCGTCCCTTTCTGGGGGGAGATGGAGAAGACGATCGAGACGGCGAGATCGTTGAGGAAAAGAGTGTGGATTCTAGTGacgatgatgatgttgatggcGATAGTGATTTGAAGAGTATTTATCCGATAATTACCCCTTCTTCAAAAATTGTTGCTCTAGCTTCAG CTGCATACCCTGGAGATGGAGGATCAGAGAAACTGAATCTGATGGACGTGGCTGCAGCGATCGAGAACTCATTCAAAACTGGCGCGACACACTTAGATCTTCGAGGCAAGCTGATGGACAAGGTCGAATGGCTTCCTTTCACTCTGGGAAAGCTATCAACTCTCTCTGAGTTGAACCTATCCGAAAACAGAATTATGGCCCTTCCGAATTCTATAGCCAGCCTCAAGACCTTAATGAAGCTGGATGTCCATGGCAACCAGCTCATAAACCTCCCAAGTTTGTTTGGTGAACTGCACAGCCTGACGGATCTTGACCTGTCGGGGAACCTGTTGAAGTCTCTGCCTGAGTCTTTCAGGAACTTGAAGCTCTTGATCAATCTTGATCTAAGTTCAAACCGGTTCTCAAAGCTACCTACTATAGTTGGGGATCTGTGTTCTTTACAAAGACTCAATGTGGAAACCAATGATCTCGAGGAACTTCCCTACACAATCGGGTCATGTTCGTCTCTTGTGGAACTGAGATTGGATTTCAACATGctcaaagctcttccagaagggATTGGGAAGCTCGAACGCCTTGAGATTCTTACTTTGCACTTTAACCGGGTAAAGAGATTGCCCTCGACAATGGGAGGTCTCTCTCATTTGAAGGAGCTCGATGCTAGCTTCAATGAACTCGAGAGCATACCTGAGACACTATGTGATGCAGTTAGCCTAGAAAAACTGAATGTAGGGAAGAACTTTGCGGACCTAAGAGCACTGCCCGAATCACTTGGAAATCTCAAGAAGCTGGAAGATCTCGACATCTGCGACAATCAAATAAGAGTTTTGCCTGATTCCTTTAGATTCTTGTCCAGGTTGAGAAACTTTCGTGCTGATCAAACGCCTCTTCAAGTTCCACCCATGAAGATAACAGAATCAGGCGCGCAG gCTGTTGTGGAATACATGGCTAAGTTTGTTGTTGAGAGGGATGAGAGGTTGGTGcagagaaagaagaaaagagggGTGTTTGCTTACATATGCCCACTGCTGCTCTGTTTTGGCATTGGGAAGGCTTGA
- the LOC130988129 gene encoding plant intracellular Ras-group-related LRR protein 5-like isoform X1, giving the protein MAATAPSYAAAVEEITTIYKSLPPRPSVEEVAAANSVLQTVESEQNLQLEEISKHPPPQGVPPELFSVLQEVKKAMVSFRSHEQRKEAADLVELDRILQVFDGLIQKASSLVSGRPFLGGDGEDDRDGEIVEEKSVDSSDDDDVDGDSDLKSIYPIITPSSKIVALASAAYPGDGGSEKLNLMDVAAAIENSFKTGATHLDLRGKLMDKVEWLPFTLGKLSTLSELNLSENRIMALPNSIASLKTLMKLDVHGNQLINLPSLFGELHSLTDLDLSGNLLKSLPESFRNLKLLINLDLSSNRFSKLPTIVGDLCSLQRLNVETNDLEELPYTIGSCSSLVELRLDFNMLKALPEGIGKLERLEILTLHFNRVKRLPSTMGGLSHLKELDASFNELESIPETLCDAVSLEKLNVGKNFADLRALPESLGNLKKLEDLDICDNQIRVLPDSFRFLSRLRNFRADQTPLQVPPMKITESGAQVCYGCCVMFKSRPHSWILTCSFVFFFFFFVQAVVEYMAKFVVERDERLVQRKKKRGVFAYICPLLLCFGIGKA; this is encoded by the exons ATGGCAGCGACGGCCCCCAGCTACGCCGCAGCAGTGGAAGAAATCACTACAATCTACAAATCCCTGCCGCCGCGGCCCTCCGTCGAAGAGGTCGCGGCGGCGAATTCCGTGCTCCAGACTGTGGAATCCGAGCAAAATCTCCAGCTGGAGGAGATATCGAAGCATCCTCCCCCGCAGGGCGTGCCGCCGGAGCTGTTCTCCGTTCTGCAGGAAGTGAAGAAGGCGATGGTGTCTTTCCGGAGTCACGAGCAGCGGAAAGAGGCGGCGGACTTGGTGGAGCTCGATCGAATTCTTCAGGTTTTTGATGGACTGATTCAGAAGGCTTCTTCACTGGTTTCCGGGCGTCCCTTTCTGGGGGGAGATGGAGAAGACGATCGAGACGGCGAGATCGTTGAGGAAAAGAGTGTGGATTCTAGTGacgatgatgatgttgatggcGATAGTGATTTGAAGAGTATTTATCCGATAATTACCCCTTCTTCAAAAATTGTTGCTCTAGCTTCAG CTGCATACCCTGGAGATGGAGGATCAGAGAAACTGAATCTGATGGACGTGGCTGCAGCGATCGAGAACTCATTCAAAACTGGCGCGACACACTTAGATCTTCGAGGCAAGCTGATGGACAAGGTCGAATGGCTTCCTTTCACTCTGGGAAAGCTATCAACTCTCTCTGAGTTGAACCTATCCGAAAACAGAATTATGGCCCTTCCGAATTCTATAGCCAGCCTCAAGACCTTAATGAAGCTGGATGTCCATGGCAACCAGCTCATAAACCTCCCAAGTTTGTTTGGTGAACTGCACAGCCTGACGGATCTTGACCTGTCGGGGAACCTGTTGAAGTCTCTGCCTGAGTCTTTCAGGAACTTGAAGCTCTTGATCAATCTTGATCTAAGTTCAAACCGGTTCTCAAAGCTACCTACTATAGTTGGGGATCTGTGTTCTTTACAAAGACTCAATGTGGAAACCAATGATCTCGAGGAACTTCCCTACACAATCGGGTCATGTTCGTCTCTTGTGGAACTGAGATTGGATTTCAACATGctcaaagctcttccagaagggATTGGGAAGCTCGAACGCCTTGAGATTCTTACTTTGCACTTTAACCGGGTAAAGAGATTGCCCTCGACAATGGGAGGTCTCTCTCATTTGAAGGAGCTCGATGCTAGCTTCAATGAACTCGAGAGCATACCTGAGACACTATGTGATGCAGTTAGCCTAGAAAAACTGAATGTAGGGAAGAACTTTGCGGACCTAAGAGCACTGCCCGAATCACTTGGAAATCTCAAGAAGCTGGAAGATCTCGACATCTGCGACAATCAAATAAGAGTTTTGCCTGATTCCTTTAGATTCTTGTCCAGGTTGAGAAACTTTCGTGCTGATCAAACGCCTCTTCAAGTTCCACCCATGAAGATAACAGAATCAGGCGCGCAGGTATGCTACGGTTGTTGTGTCATGTTCAAATCCAGACCACATTCTTGGATACTAACTTgcagttttgtattttttttttttttttttgtgcaggCTGTTGTGGAATACATGGCTAAGTTTGTTGTTGAGAGGGATGAGAGGTTGGTGcagagaaagaagaaaagagggGTGTTTGCTTACATATGCCCACTGCTGCTCTGTTTTGGCATTGGGAAGGCTTGA
- the LOC130988130 gene encoding sugar carrier protein A, protein MAGGSVGPAGVSKERAGEYKGRVTAYVVVACLVAAIGGSLFGYDIGISGGVTSMDGFLKKFFPAVYKNKQHAHENNYCKYNNQGLAAFTSSLYLAGLLSSLVASPITRKYGRRGSIICGGVSFMIGAALDASAVNLVMLILGRIMLGVGIGFGNQAVPLYLSEMAPTHLRGGLNMMFQLATTLGIFTANMINYGTQKLQPWGWRLSLGLAAAPAILMTIGGVLLPETPNSLIERGLEKKGRKVLEKIRGTSDVQAELQDIMDASELANSIEHPFRNILERRNRPQLVMAIFMPTFQILTGINSILFYAPVLFQTMGFEGNASLYSSAVTGAVLASSTFISIATVDKWGRRALLISGGVQMIACQVIVAIILGLKFGGDKELSKSYSVLVVVVVCLFVMAFGWSWGPLGWTVPSEIFPLETRSAGQSITVAVNLFFTFVIGQSFLSMLCAFKFGIFLFFAGWIAVMTVFVYLFLPETKGVPIEEMIFVWKKHWFWKRIVM, encoded by the exons ATGGCGGGAGGGTCGGTGGGTCCCGCCGGAGTGTCGAAGGAGAGGGCGGGGGAGTATAAGGGGAGAGTCACTGCTTACGTCGTCGTTGCTTGCCTTGTTGCTGCTATTGGTGGATCACTCTTTGGCTATGATATTGGAATTTCAG GGGGAGTTACATCGATGGATGGATTCCTCAAGAAATTCTTCCCCGCTGTGTACAAAAACAAACAGCACGCTCATGAAAACAATTACTGCAAGTACAACAATCAAGGCCTCGCAGCATTCACATCATCTCTCTATCTCGCCGGTCTCCTCTCATCCCTTGTCGCATCTCCCATCACCCGCAAATACGGCCGTCGCGGCAGTATCATCTGCGGCGGCGTAAGCTTCATGATCGGAGCAGCTCTCGATGCTTCTGCCGTCAATCTAGTCATGCTCATTTTAGGCCGGATCATGCTCGGTGTCGGCATCGGATTCGGAAATCAG GCTGTGCCGCTCTACTTATCGGAAATGGCACCGACTCATCTGAGAGGCGGCCTGAACATGATGTTCCAGCTGGCGACGACGCTCGGGATATTCACCGCGAACATGATCAACTACGGGACGCAGAAGCTCCAGCCGTGGGGGTGGCGTCTGTCGTTGGGGCTGGCGGCGGCGCCGGCCATTCTGATGACGATCGGAGGGGTACTGCTGCCGGAGACGCCCAACAGCTTAATCGAAAGAGGATTAGAGAAGAAGGGGAGAAAAGTGTTGGAGAAAATCAGAGGCACGAGCGATGTGCAGGCGGAGTTGCAGGATATAATGGATGCTAGCGAGCTAGCAAACTCGATCGAGCATCCTTTCAGGAACATTCTAGAAAGAAGGAACCGCCCGCAGCTGGTGATGGCGATCTTCATGCCGACTTTCCAGATACTCACGGGGATAAACTCGATTCTCTTCTACGCGCCGGTGCTGTTCCAGACCATGGGATTCGAAGGGAACGCGTCGCTCTACTCGTCAGCCGTGACCGGAGCTGTGCTAGCTTCGTCTACCTTCATTTCCATCGCGACGGTCGACAAATGGGGGCGGAGAGCGCTGCTGATCAGCGGAGGAGTGCAGATGATCGCGTGCCAGGTGATCGTGGCGATCATACTCGGCCTGAAATTCGGCGGCGATAAGGAGCTGTCGAAGTCGTATTCGGTGCTGGTTGTGGTGGTGGTGTGCTTGTTCGTGATGGCGTTCGGGTGGTCGTGGGGCCCGCTGGGGTGGACGGTGCCGAGCGAGATCTTCCCGCTGGAGACGCGGTCGGCGGGGCAGAGCATCACGGTGGCCGTCAACCTCTTCTTCACGTTTGTGATCGGGCAATCGTTTCTCTCCATGCTCTGCGCCTTCAAGTTCGGGATCTTCCTCTTCTTCGCCGGCTGGATCGCGGTGATGACCGTTTTCGTCTACCTTTTCCTGCCGGAGACCAAGGGCGTTCCCATTGAAGAAATGATTTTCGTGTGGAAGAAGCACTGGTTCTGGAAGAGGATTGTGATGTAA